One genomic window of Cupriavidus malaysiensis includes the following:
- the trxB gene encoding thioredoxin-disulfide reductase codes for MAKHAKVLILGSGPAGYTAAVYAARANLQPVLITGLAQGGQLMTTTDVENWPADAKGVQGPELMQRFLEHAERFNTEIIFDHIHTAKLTERPIRLIGDAGEYTCDALIIATGASAQYLGLPSEENFMGRGVSACATCDGFFYKNQEVAVVGGGNTAVEEALYLSHIASKVTVIHRRDKFRAEPILVDRLLAREKEGRVEIRWNTVLDEVVGDDSGVTGVKLRNVQTGQNEEVKLAGVFVAIGHKPNTELFEGQLEMHNGYIVTKSGLQGDATATNIPGVFAAGDVQDHVYRQAITSAGTGCMAALDAQRYVEALK; via the coding sequence ATGGCCAAACACGCAAAAGTGCTCATTCTCGGGTCCGGTCCCGCCGGCTACACAGCCGCCGTCTACGCGGCCCGCGCCAACCTGCAGCCGGTGCTGATCACCGGCCTCGCCCAGGGCGGCCAGCTGATGACCACCACTGACGTGGAGAACTGGCCCGCCGACGCCAAGGGCGTGCAGGGCCCCGAGCTGATGCAGCGCTTCCTGGAGCACGCCGAGCGCTTCAACACCGAGATCATCTTCGACCATATCCATACGGCCAAGCTGACGGAGCGCCCGATCCGCCTCATCGGCGATGCCGGCGAGTACACCTGTGACGCGCTGATCATCGCCACCGGCGCCTCGGCCCAGTACCTCGGCCTGCCCTCGGAAGAAAACTTCATGGGCCGCGGCGTCTCGGCCTGCGCCACCTGCGACGGCTTCTTCTACAAGAACCAGGAAGTCGCGGTGGTCGGCGGCGGCAACACCGCGGTCGAGGAAGCACTCTACCTGTCCCATATTGCCAGCAAGGTGACCGTGATCCATCGCCGCGACAAGTTCCGCGCCGAGCCGATCCTGGTCGACCGCCTGCTCGCGCGCGAGAAGGAAGGCCGTGTCGAGATCCGCTGGAACACGGTGCTCGACGAGGTGGTGGGCGACGACTCCGGCGTGACCGGCGTCAAGCTGCGCAACGTGCAGACCGGGCAGAACGAGGAAGTGAAGCTGGCCGGCGTGTTCGTGGCCATCGGCCACAAGCCCAACACCGAACTGTTCGAAGGCCAGCTCGAGATGCACAACGGCTACATCGTCACCAAGAGCGGCCTGCAGGGCGACGCCACCGCCACCAACATCCCGGGCGTGTTCGCCGCCGGCGACGTGCAGGACCACGTCTACCGCCAGGCCATCACCAGCGCCGGCACCGGCTGCATGGCGGCACTGGATGCCCAGCGCTACGTGGAAGCGTTGAAGTAA
- a CDS encoding DNA translocase FtsK: MARATPTTRTDPSALPSRIGKLLGEVRWFLLLAVTLAFVCMLASYSKSDPGWSHANQVADVHNLGGRVGAWLADVLFFVFGFSAYWWAVLLVRRCWRGWRALSEELPPPLPEARQGVVVSWVGFALTLVSSMGLEAIRMYPLRAALPRAPGGVLGDLLGGWMQVALGFTGATLLLLMLFAIGLSLFFHFSWLSVAEHIGGFVEGLFLGFKARRESKQDRIIGEAAKVERTETVEVQRVKIEEAAPVQIVRPQAVPKHERVEREKQQPLFADIHDSDLPPLALLDPIPPHQETVSAETLEYTSRLIEKKLKDFGVEVKVVAAYPGPVITRYEIEPATGVKGSQVVNLAKDLARALSLVSIRVVETIPGKNCMGLELPNPKRQAVRLSEILGSQVYNESASQLTLALGKDIAGKPVVADLARMPHCMVAGTTGSGKSVGINAMILSLLYKAKADAVRLILIDPKMLEMSVYEGIPHLLCPVVTDMRQAGNALNWAVGEMERRYKLMSKLGVRNLAGYNKKIDEAAAREEKIPNPFSLTPDAPEPLEKLPVIVIVIDELADLMMVVGKKVEELIARIAQKARAAGLHLVLATQRPSVDVITGLIKANVPTRIAFQVSSKIDSRTILDQQGAEALLGMGDMLYLAPGTGLPVRVHGAFVSDDEVHRVVEKLKEAGEPNYIEGILEGGLAEEGGGDGMGGGAGIAGGGGGEADPLYDQAVEVVLKNRRASISLVQRHLRIGYNRAARLLEDMEKAGLVSAMSGNGNRDILAQGGGAREEE; the protein is encoded by the coding sequence ATGGCTCGAGCCACTCCCACCACCCGTACCGATCCATCCGCGCTGCCCTCCCGTATCGGCAAGCTGCTGGGCGAAGTGCGCTGGTTCCTGCTGCTTGCGGTCACGCTCGCCTTCGTCTGCATGCTGGCGAGCTACAGCAAATCGGACCCGGGCTGGTCGCATGCCAACCAGGTCGCGGACGTCCACAACCTGGGCGGGCGCGTGGGCGCCTGGCTGGCCGACGTGCTGTTCTTCGTCTTTGGCTTTTCCGCCTACTGGTGGGCGGTGCTGCTGGTGCGGCGCTGCTGGCGCGGCTGGCGCGCGCTCTCCGAGGAACTGCCGCCGCCGCTGCCCGAGGCACGCCAGGGCGTGGTGGTCAGCTGGGTCGGCTTCGCGCTGACGCTGGTCTCCAGCATGGGGCTGGAAGCGATCCGCATGTATCCGCTGCGCGCGGCGCTGCCGCGCGCGCCCGGCGGCGTGCTGGGCGACCTGCTGGGCGGCTGGATGCAGGTGGCGCTGGGCTTCACCGGCGCCACCCTGCTGCTGCTGATGCTGTTCGCCATCGGCCTGTCGCTGTTCTTCCATTTCTCCTGGCTGTCGGTGGCCGAGCACATCGGCGGCTTCGTCGAGGGCCTGTTCCTCGGCTTCAAGGCGCGCCGCGAGAGCAAGCAGGACCGCATCATCGGCGAGGCCGCCAAGGTGGAGCGCACCGAGACCGTCGAGGTGCAGCGCGTGAAGATCGAGGAGGCGGCGCCGGTGCAGATCGTGCGTCCGCAGGCGGTGCCCAAGCACGAGCGCGTCGAGCGCGAGAAGCAGCAGCCGCTGTTCGCCGACATCCACGACTCCGACCTGCCGCCGCTGGCACTGCTCGACCCGATCCCGCCGCACCAGGAAACCGTCAGCGCCGAGACGCTGGAATACACCTCGCGCCTGATCGAGAAGAAGCTCAAGGACTTCGGCGTCGAGGTCAAGGTGGTGGCGGCCTACCCGGGCCCGGTCATCACCCGCTACGAGATCGAACCGGCCACCGGCGTCAAGGGCAGCCAGGTGGTCAACCTGGCCAAGGACCTGGCGCGCGCGCTGTCGCTGGTGTCGATCCGCGTGGTCGAGACCATCCCCGGCAAGAACTGCATGGGCCTGGAGCTGCCCAACCCGAAGCGCCAGGCGGTGCGGCTGTCCGAGATCCTCGGTTCGCAGGTCTACAACGAGAGCGCCTCGCAGCTCACGCTGGCGCTGGGCAAGGACATCGCCGGCAAGCCGGTGGTGGCCGACCTGGCGCGCATGCCCCACTGCATGGTGGCCGGCACCACCGGCTCGGGCAAGTCGGTCGGCATCAATGCCATGATCCTGTCGCTGCTGTACAAGGCCAAGGCGGATGCGGTGCGGCTGATCCTGATCGACCCCAAGATGCTGGAGATGAGCGTCTACGAGGGCATTCCCCACCTGCTGTGCCCGGTCGTGACCGATATGCGGCAGGCCGGCAACGCGCTCAACTGGGCGGTGGGCGAGATGGAGCGCCGCTACAAGCTGATGAGCAAGCTGGGCGTGCGCAACCTGGCCGGCTACAACAAGAAGATCGACGAGGCGGCCGCGCGCGAGGAAAAGATCCCCAATCCCTTCAGCCTGACCCCGGACGCGCCCGAGCCGCTGGAGAAACTGCCGGTCATCGTGATCGTCATCGATGAGCTGGCCGACCTGATGATGGTGGTCGGCAAGAAGGTCGAAGAGCTGATCGCGCGCATCGCGCAGAAGGCACGCGCGGCCGGCCTGCATCTGGTGCTGGCGACGCAGCGTCCGTCGGTCGACGTCATCACCGGCCTGATCAAGGCCAACGTGCCGACCCGCATCGCCTTCCAGGTCAGCAGCAAGATCGACTCGCGCACCATTCTCGACCAGCAGGGCGCGGAAGCGCTGCTGGGCATGGGCGATATGCTCTACCTCGCGCCCGGCACCGGCCTGCCGGTGCGCGTGCACGGTGCCTTCGTCTCCGATGACGAGGTGCATCGCGTGGTCGAGAAGCTCAAGGAAGCGGGCGAGCCCAACTACATCGAGGGCATCCTCGAGGGCGGACTGGCCGAGGAGGGCGGTGGCGACGGGATGGGCGGCGGCGCGGGCATCGCCGGTGGCGGTGGCGGCGAGGCCGACCCCCTGTACGACCAGGCCGTCGAGGTGGTGCTGAAGAACCGGCGCGCCTCGATCTCGCTGGTGCAGCGCCACCTGCGCATCGGCTACAACCGCGCCGCGCGGCTGCTGGAGGACATGGAGAAGGCCGGTCTGGTGTCCGCCATGTCCGGCAACGGCAACCGCGACATCCTGGCCCAGGGCGGGGGCGCGCGCGAAGAGGAGTGA
- the lolA gene encoding outer membrane lipoprotein chaperone LolA, translating into MHIRSFAPARRQLARTGVLLALLASGLTAAHAAATDQLQAFVTTVKTARGEFTQRQVKGQGDTLKVTGNSSGSFAFSRPGKFTWRYEKPYEQLLQADGQTLYIYDKDLNQVTERKLDGALGSSPAAILFGSNDLEKNFVVRNGATRDGIEWLELTPKSKDTQFERIGIGFKGGNLAAMELRDAFGNTTLLSFTAMQKNPALPADTFRFTVPKGADVMKQ; encoded by the coding sequence ATGCACATCAGGAGTTTTGCGCCGGCACGGCGCCAGCTCGCACGGACCGGCGTCCTGCTGGCCCTGCTGGCCTCGGGCCTGACGGCCGCGCATGCCGCCGCCACCGACCAGTTGCAGGCCTTCGTCACCACTGTCAAGACTGCGCGCGGGGAGTTCACGCAGCGCCAGGTCAAGGGGCAGGGCGATACGCTCAAGGTGACCGGCAACTCGAGCGGCAGCTTCGCCTTCTCGCGGCCGGGCAAGTTCACCTGGCGCTACGAGAAGCCCTATGAGCAATTGCTGCAGGCGGACGGCCAGACCCTCTACATCTACGACAAGGACCTGAACCAGGTCACCGAGCGCAAGCTCGATGGCGCGCTCGGTTCCAGTCCGGCCGCCATCCTGTTCGGCAGCAACGATCTCGAGAAGAATTTCGTGGTCAGGAACGGCGCCACGCGTGACGGCATCGAGTGGCTGGAACTGACGCCCAAGTCCAAGGACACGCAGTTCGAGCGTATCGGCATCGGCTTCAAGGGCGGCAACCTGGCGGCCATGGAGTTGCGCGATGCCTTCGGCAACACCACGCTGCTGAGCTTCACCGCGATGCAGAAGAACCCGGCACTGCCGGCCGATACGTTCCGCTTCACGGTGCCCAAGGGTGCCGACGTGATGAAACAGTGA
- the dctP gene encoding TRAP transporter substrate-binding protein DctP, whose protein sequence is MLRLAVCDVLLSRLLRRACGRPLPLVLALLSMTPFVPARAQPASAPAPAASAASAAASAPAPVTWRMTTEAPAAGMAGEGLSTFAEEMKARSGGTLLVAPAFEAGVDARPLPPPAATAARDARGDGGDIPAEALGQLDPLFQLPSLPFIATSLESARRLAGLARADYARALAAQGQHLLYITPWPPTGLWSRAPLASLADLRALTVRTADTISTGLIRTAGARAVELPLSDTMPRLREGSVNAVLCSGDDGAARKLWRYLPNFTAIGYAMPLSFTTVGNASYAALTPAQREVVDAAAQATEQRQWARLSTRIAENAAQMMANGVTVRGEAEPGVRAALRAAASAPVAAWRARTGRAAGAILDAFAASGGD, encoded by the coding sequence ATGCTTCGTCTCGCCGTGTGCGACGTCTTGCTTTCCCGCCTCCTCCGGCGGGCCTGCGGACGGCCGTTGCCGCTGGTGCTGGCGCTGTTGTCGATGACGCCGTTCGTGCCGGCGCGGGCGCAGCCCGCGTCGGCACCGGCGCCGGCCGCTTCGGCCGCTTCGGCCGCGGCAAGCGCGCCTGCGCCGGTGACCTGGCGCATGACGACGGAAGCACCGGCCGCCGGCATGGCCGGCGAGGGACTGTCGACCTTTGCCGAGGAGATGAAGGCGCGCTCGGGCGGGACGCTGCTGGTGGCGCCCGCCTTCGAGGCCGGCGTGGACGCCCGCCCGCTGCCGCCACCCGCGGCGACAGCGGCGAGGGACGCGCGCGGCGACGGCGGCGACATCCCGGCCGAAGCACTGGGCCAGCTCGATCCTCTGTTCCAGCTGCCCTCGCTGCCCTTCATCGCGACCTCGCTGGAGTCGGCGCGGCGCCTGGCCGGGCTGGCGCGCGCCGACTACGCACGCGCCTTGGCCGCGCAGGGGCAGCACCTGCTCTACATCACGCCGTGGCCGCCGACCGGGTTGTGGTCGCGTGCGCCGCTGGCCTCGCTGGCGGACCTGCGCGCGCTGACGGTGCGCACTGCCGACACGATTTCGACCGGGCTGATCCGCACCGCCGGCGCACGTGCGGTCGAGCTGCCGCTGTCCGACACCATGCCCCGCCTGCGCGAGGGCTCTGTCAATGCGGTGCTGTGCTCCGGCGATGACGGCGCGGCGCGCAAGCTGTGGCGCTACCTGCCCAACTTCACCGCGATCGGCTATGCCATGCCGCTGTCCTTCACGACTGTCGGCAATGCCAGTTATGCGGCCCTGACGCCGGCCCAGCGCGAGGTGGTCGATGCCGCCGCACAGGCCACCGAGCAGCGCCAGTGGGCGCGGCTGTCGACGCGCATCGCCGAGAACGCGGCGCAGATGATGGCGAACGGCGTGACCGTGCGCGGCGAGGCGGAGCCGGGCGTGCGCGCGGCGCTGCGCGCGGCGGCTTCTGCGCCGGTGGCCGCCTGGCGCGCCCGCACCGGCAGGGCGGCCGGCGCCATCCTCGACGCCTTCGCCGCCAGCGGCGGCGACTAG
- a CDS encoding replication-associated recombination protein A: protein MTTVADTLFSETPDRSNQPLAERLRPRNIDEVIGQQHLLGPGKPLRVAFASGEPHSMILWGPPGVGKTTLARLMADAFDAEFIALSAVLSGVKDIREAVERAEQYRAHGRRTLVFVDEVHRFNKSQQDAFLPHVESGLFTFIGATTENPSFEVNGALLSRAAVYVLKSLDDAELAQLAGRASAELGGLRWDDEALKLIVASADGDGRKLLNNIEIVARAARSAGQQAIDTALLGSALSENLRRFDKGGDAFYDQISALHKSVRGSDPDGALYWFCRMLDGGADPRYLARRIVRMAWEDIGLADPRAARITLDAAETYERLGSPEGELALAQALVYLAVAPKSNAGYNAYNAARAFVAKDKSRPVPVHLRNAPTKLMKELGYGHAYRYAHDEPEAYAAGEHYFPDDLRPQGWYQPTPRGLEGKIGDKLRHLRELDADWHRRQKAAKAENAAKAAAAERAARGASGAAADPAAGPAEPGDR from the coding sequence ATGACAACCGTGGCGGATACGCTGTTCTCCGAAACCCCTGACCGTTCCAACCAGCCGCTCGCGGAGCGGCTGCGCCCGCGCAACATCGATGAAGTCATCGGCCAGCAGCACCTGCTCGGGCCGGGCAAGCCGCTGCGCGTGGCCTTTGCTTCCGGCGAGCCGCACTCGATGATCCTGTGGGGGCCGCCCGGTGTGGGCAAGACCACGCTGGCAAGGCTGATGGCCGACGCCTTCGACGCCGAGTTCATCGCCTTGTCGGCAGTGCTGTCGGGCGTCAAGGACATCCGCGAGGCGGTCGAGCGCGCCGAGCAATACCGCGCCCACGGCCGCCGCACCCTGGTCTTCGTCGACGAGGTGCACCGCTTCAACAAGAGCCAGCAGGATGCCTTCCTGCCGCACGTGGAAAGCGGTCTGTTCACCTTTATCGGCGCCACCACCGAGAACCCGTCCTTCGAGGTCAACGGCGCATTACTGTCGCGCGCGGCGGTCTACGTGCTCAAGAGCCTGGACGACGCCGAGCTGGCGCAGCTCGCGGGCCGTGCGAGCGCGGAGCTGGGCGGGCTGCGCTGGGACGACGAGGCGCTCAAGCTGATCGTGGCGTCGGCCGACGGCGACGGCCGCAAGCTGCTCAACAATATCGAGATCGTCGCGCGCGCGGCGCGCAGCGCCGGCCAGCAGGCCATCGACACCGCGCTGCTGGGCAGTGCCCTGTCGGAGAACCTGCGTCGCTTCGACAAGGGCGGCGATGCCTTCTACGACCAGATCAGCGCCCTGCACAAGTCCGTGCGTGGCTCCGATCCCGACGGCGCGCTGTACTGGTTCTGCCGCATGCTGGATGGCGGCGCCGATCCGCGCTACCTGGCCCGGCGCATCGTGCGCATGGCGTGGGAAGACATCGGGCTGGCCGACCCGCGCGCCGCCCGCATCACCCTGGATGCTGCCGAGACCTATGAGCGGCTGGGCTCGCCGGAGGGGGAGCTGGCGCTGGCGCAAGCGCTGGTCTACCTGGCCGTGGCGCCCAAGTCCAATGCCGGCTACAACGCCTACAACGCGGCGCGCGCCTTCGTCGCCAAGGACAAGTCGCGCCCGGTGCCCGTGCATCTGCGCAATGCGCCCACCAAGCTGATGAAGGAACTGGGCTACGGCCACGCCTACCGCTACGCGCACGACGAGCCCGAGGCCTACGCCGCCGGCGAGCACTATTTCCCGGACGACCTGCGCCCGCAGGGCTGGTACCAGCCGACGCCACGCGGCCTGGAGGGCAAGATCGGCGACAAGCTGCGCCACCTGCGCGAGCTCGACGCCGACTGGCACCGGCGCCAGAAGGCTGCGAAGGCTGAAAATGCAGCCAAAGCCGCCGCGGCCGAGCGCGCCGCGCGCGGGGCCTCAGGCGCTGCCGCCGATCCCGCCGCCGGCCCGGCGGAGCCGGGCGACCGATAA
- the serS gene encoding serine--tRNA ligase, translating into MLDIQLFRKDIDAVAQRLATRGFQLDVAAFQALETERKQLQTQTEELQARRNSLSKQIGMLKGKGEDTSAVMAEVGGIGDTLKASAARLDEIQAQLSDLMLTIPNLPHESVPVGADESGNVEVRRVGTPRSFDFEIKDHVDVGARLGLDFDTAAKVTGARFAMLRGGVARLHRALAQFMIDTHATEHGYTETYVPYIVNAASMRGTGQLPKFEEDLFKVPRKVGGEAEDGGERIENFYLIPTAEVPLTNIVRDAIVAADKLPLRFVAHSPCFRSEAGSYGKDTRGMIRQHQFDKVEMVQVVPAEQSFAALEEMTGHAEAILKKLELPFRTIVLCTGDMGFGSTKTYDLEVWIPAQNTYREISSCSNMGDFQARRMQARTRNAQGKPELLHTLNGSGLAVGRTLVAILENYQNADGSVTVPTALRAYMGGIERLEPEA; encoded by the coding sequence ATGCTCGACATCCAGCTGTTCCGCAAAGACATCGACGCCGTGGCCCAGCGCCTCGCCACGCGCGGCTTCCAACTCGACGTGGCCGCCTTCCAGGCCCTCGAGACCGAACGCAAGCAACTGCAGACCCAGACCGAGGAACTGCAGGCGCGCCGCAACAGCCTCTCCAAGCAGATCGGCATGCTCAAGGGCAAGGGCGAGGACACCTCCGCGGTGATGGCCGAGGTCGGTGGCATCGGCGACACGCTCAAGGCCTCGGCCGCGCGGCTGGACGAGATCCAGGCCCAGTTGTCTGATCTGATGCTGACGATCCCGAACCTGCCCCACGAGAGCGTGCCGGTCGGCGCCGACGAGAGCGGCAATGTGGAAGTGCGCCGCGTCGGCACGCCGCGCAGCTTCGACTTCGAGATCAAGGACCACGTCGACGTGGGCGCGCGCCTCGGCCTGGACTTCGATACCGCGGCCAAGGTCACCGGCGCACGCTTCGCGATGCTGCGCGGCGGCGTGGCGCGCCTGCACCGTGCGCTGGCGCAGTTCATGATCGACACCCATGCGACGGAGCATGGTTATACCGAGACCTACGTACCCTACATCGTCAATGCCGCCTCGATGCGCGGTACCGGGCAGTTGCCGAAGTTCGAGGAAGACCTGTTCAAGGTGCCGCGCAAGGTCGGCGGCGAGGCCGAGGATGGTGGCGAGCGCATCGAGAACTTCTACCTGATCCCGACCGCCGAGGTGCCGCTGACCAATATCGTGCGCGACGCCATCGTCGCGGCCGACAAGCTGCCGCTGCGCTTCGTCGCCCATTCGCCGTGCTTCCGCTCGGAGGCGGGCTCCTACGGCAAGGACACGCGCGGCATGATCCGCCAGCACCAGTTCGACAAGGTCGAGATGGTGCAGGTGGTGCCGGCCGAGCAGTCCTTCGCGGCGCTGGAGGAAATGACCGGCCACGCCGAGGCCATCCTGAAGAAGCTGGAACTGCCGTTCCGCACCATCGTGCTGTGCACCGGCGACATGGGCTTCGGCAGCACCAAGACCTATGACCTCGAAGTGTGGATCCCCGCGCAGAACACCTATCGCGAGATCAGCTCCTGCTCGAACATGGGCGACTTCCAGGCGCGCCGCATGCAGGCACGCACGCGCAATGCGCAGGGCAAGCCCGAGCTGCTGCACACGCTGAACGGTTCCGGGCTGGCAGTCGGCCGCACGCTGGTGGCCATCCTGGAGAACTACCAGAACGCCGACGGTTCGGTGACCGTGCCGACCGCGCTGCGCGCCTACATGGGCGGCATCGAACGGCTCGAACCCGAGGCGTAA
- a CDS encoding glutathionylspermidine synthase family protein → MMRVAQLPRDNWPRELERIGFHFHSLDEHNVCRAVDGDAFFYWREDAAYAFDSEEVERLYAAALDLNQRCLEAVQHVIDHDLFARLAIPAHVAPLIRASWERDDPTLFGRFDMTLDADGVPKMYEFNADTPTSLIESSIAQWYWKAAVQPQADQFNSLHEALVARWQWLRKHYRNASLLHFACMFDSQEDIGNVEYLMDTALQAGWSVKLVDMQDIGSDGRGGFYDADAVPIQVAFKLYPWEWMVTSDYRDLLLHSPVRWIEPCWKTVLSNKALLPILWELFPGHPNLLEASFEESRFAGRPHAKKPFLSREGEGVSLVTPHGCIDNPGEYGAEGFVYQAYAPARQFDGRFTTLGVWIVDDEPCGLCVREEAGPIIKNTSFFVPHYFLRG, encoded by the coding sequence ATGATGCGCGTTGCGCAGCTTCCCCGTGACAATTGGCCGCGCGAGCTCGAACGGATCGGCTTTCACTTCCATTCGCTCGATGAGCACAACGTCTGCCGCGCGGTGGACGGCGATGCGTTCTTCTATTGGCGAGAGGATGCGGCCTATGCCTTCGACTCCGAGGAGGTCGAGCGTCTCTATGCCGCCGCGCTGGATCTTAACCAGCGCTGCCTGGAGGCCGTCCAGCATGTGATCGATCATGACCTGTTCGCGCGCCTGGCGATTCCCGCGCACGTCGCGCCGCTGATCCGCGCCTCGTGGGAGCGCGACGATCCGACCTTGTTCGGACGCTTCGACATGACGCTGGATGCCGATGGCGTGCCCAAGATGTATGAGTTCAATGCGGACACGCCGACTTCCCTGATCGAGTCGAGCATCGCGCAGTGGTACTGGAAGGCGGCGGTACAGCCGCAGGCCGATCAGTTCAACAGCCTGCACGAGGCGCTGGTGGCGCGCTGGCAATGGCTGCGCAAGCACTATCGCAACGCCTCCCTGCTGCATTTCGCCTGCATGTTCGACAGCCAGGAAGACATCGGCAATGTGGAGTACCTGATGGATACTGCATTGCAGGCCGGCTGGTCGGTCAAGCTGGTCGACATGCAGGACATCGGTAGCGATGGACGCGGCGGCTTCTATGATGCCGACGCGGTGCCGATACAGGTGGCATTCAAGCTGTACCCGTGGGAGTGGATGGTCACGTCGGATTATCGCGATCTGCTCCTGCACAGCCCGGTGCGCTGGATCGAGCCTTGTTGGAAAACCGTGCTTTCCAACAAGGCTCTCCTGCCCATCCTGTGGGAGTTGTTTCCCGGGCATCCGAACTTGCTCGAGGCCTCGTTCGAAGAGAGCCGCTTCGCCGGCCGGCCGCATGCCAAGAAGCCATTCCTGTCGCGCGAAGGGGAGGGCGTGAGCCTGGTGACGCCGCATGGCTGCATCGACAATCCTGGCGAGTATGGCGCGGAGGGCTTCGTCTACCAGGCCTACGCGCCAGCGCGGCAGTTCGATGGCCGCTTTACCACCCTCGGTGTCTGGATCGTCGACGATGAGCCCTGCGGCCTGTGCGTGCGGGAGGAGGCCGGTCCCATCATCAAGAACACCAGCTTCTTCGTGCCACACTATTTCTTGCGAGGCTAG
- a CDS encoding DUF350 domain-containing protein: protein MPSLLSPALAYLIYILSSFGLLGLFLLVYTRVTPHREFALIRAGNVAAALSLGGAVLGFSLTLSSSIQHNASFRLFLLWALAAFVVQVLTYLAVAAALRNVSAAIAADNRGMGLLMGMISLAAGVVNAACLS from the coding sequence ATGCCCAGCCTCCTGTCTCCGGCGCTTGCCTACCTGATCTACATCCTTTCCAGCTTCGGCCTGCTGGGCCTGTTCCTGCTGGTCTACACGCGCGTGACGCCGCATCGCGAGTTTGCGCTCATCCGCGCGGGCAACGTAGCCGCCGCGCTATCGCTCGGCGGCGCGGTGCTGGGCTTCTCGCTGACGCTGTCGTCCAGCATCCAGCACAACGCCTCGTTCCGCCTGTTCCTGCTGTGGGCGCTGGCGGCATTCGTGGTGCAGGTGCTGACCTACCTGGCCGTAGCCGCCGCCTTGCGCAATGTCAGCGCGGCCATTGCCGCCGACAACCGCGGCATGGGGCTGTTGATGGGCATGATTTCGCTGGCTGCGGGTGTGGTGAATGCGGCCTGCCTGAGCTGA
- a CDS encoding hemolysin family protein: protein MFALILLLLVLASAFFSISEIALTASRRTKLQTLSERGDRRATKVMLLKEEPGNFFTIVQIGVNSVAILAGILGEKHVSDLVFAALSPYMAQDMAQRSANIGSFLIVTLLFIQFADLIPKRIAMTFPETCALAVIEPMLMLLKVLRPLVYVFNAAADAALRLFGLPTKPVDQITSEDIAAMVDAGAEAGVLHKHEIHLIENVFELDSKSVTAIMTPRDEVVYLQLDESTDSVRRKLVSEPHAQYPVCGRDLDDLLGYIDTKDIMQRLLSDQAMPLGNIGKHHDKNVLVIPDTLTLSEALTRFREMHQGFAVVMNEYGLVVGVVTLDDIVGALMGDILYSNEDEQIVRRDDNSWLVDGLTPLVDLKKALEVETLPGEDYVDTAGGLVIYTLKRIPKKSESIEVAGYRLEVVDIDHHKIDQLLVSRLPLAERTST, encoded by the coding sequence ATGTTCGCCCTGATCCTGCTCCTCCTCGTGCTGGCCAGCGCCTTCTTCTCGATCTCCGAGATCGCGTTGACGGCCTCGCGCCGCACCAAGCTGCAGACGCTGTCCGAACGCGGCGACCGCCGCGCGACCAAGGTCATGCTGCTCAAGGAAGAGCCCGGCAACTTCTTCACCATCGTGCAGATCGGCGTCAACAGCGTGGCCATCCTGGCCGGCATCCTGGGCGAAAAGCACGTGTCCGACCTGGTCTTCGCCGCGCTCTCGCCCTATATGGCGCAGGACATGGCGCAGCGCAGCGCCAATATCGGCTCCTTCCTGATCGTGACGCTGCTGTTCATCCAGTTCGCCGACCTGATCCCCAAGCGTATCGCCATGACCTTCCCCGAGACGTGTGCACTGGCGGTGATCGAGCCCATGCTGATGCTGCTCAAGGTGCTGCGTCCGCTGGTCTACGTGTTCAACGCGGCCGCCGACGCCGCGCTGCGGCTGTTCGGGCTGCCCACCAAGCCGGTCGACCAGATCACCTCCGAGGATATCGCCGCCATGGTCGATGCCGGCGCCGAGGCGGGCGTGCTGCACAAGCACGAGATCCACCTGATCGAGAACGTGTTCGAGCTCGACTCCAAGAGCGTGACGGCCATCATGACGCCGCGCGACGAGGTCGTTTACCTGCAACTGGACGAGTCGACCGACAGCGTGCGGCGCAAGCTGGTCAGCGAGCCGCACGCGCAGTATCCGGTGTGCGGCCGCGACCTGGACGACCTGCTCGGCTACATCGACACCAAGGACATCATGCAGCGGCTGCTGTCCGACCAGGCCATGCCGCTGGGCAATATCGGCAAGCATCACGACAAGAACGTGCTCGTGATCCCCGACACCCTGACCCTGTCGGAAGCGCTCACGCGCTTCCGCGAGATGCACCAGGGCTTCGCCGTGGTGATGAACGAATACGGGCTGGTGGTCGGCGTGGTCACGCTCGATGACATCGTCGGCGCCCTGATGGGCGACATCCTCTACTCCAACGAGGACGAGCAGATCGTGCGGCGCGACGACAACTCCTGGCTGGTCGACGGCCTGACGCCGCTGGTCGACCTGAAAAAGGCGCTGGAAGTGGAAACACTGCCGGGCGAAGACTACGTCGACACCGCGGGCGGGCTGGTGATCTACACGCTCAAGCGCATTCCCAAGAAATCCGAGTCCATCGAAGTGGCAGGATACCGGCTGGAGGTGGTGGACATCGACCACCACAAGATCGACCAGTTGCTGGTGTCGCGGCTGCCGCTGGCCGAGCGCACCTCCACTTGA